ATCGCGAACCCTaattctcttcttctcctccaaatCCCAAAATCGTGAAACCTAACCATGGGAGGATCTTCAGCCACTCCTAATTTCAGGGATTTTGAAGCTGATTCGAGTTGCAGGGTACCTGAATCGCAAAGAAGAAATGAAGGTTATCATGGGTTGTCTGGCTTTCGCGATATTTCATCCAACTCGACTAGTTCTGAGACGAGGCGACGAGTAGTGCTGTGTGATTGTGGTGTTCAAAGTCCATTGGTGACAACATGGACTGGGGTCAATCGTGGAAGGAGGTTTTATGGTTGTGGGCTGTTTGAGGTTTGTATGGTTAATTGGTTATTGAATCAGTGACTAATTTCTTCTTCCCTGATCTGTATAACTAACTTAAAATTACAGGTGCATCGTAAGAAGGTATGCAACTTCTTCCAATGGCATGATGCTGATGATGACAATTGTAATGCTAGGGAGAAGAAGTTGATTGTTGTCTTAACCAAGAAGAATGAAGAGCTGCagaagaaagagaggatccTAGTTGCCTCTTTGTTCATGTCAATGTTTGTGATCCTTGTGTTGTTGGTAGCTTATGTAAGGAAGTAGAAATACTAGTTTGGGGTTAGATAAGTAAGGGGGGCAGAACATGTATCCTGTAAGTGAATGTACTTGCAGTTAGATGGGAAAAAATCCAAGCAGAAAGTTAATGTACTTCAATTTGATGCAAGAAATGAAATTTCATCAAATATGTTTGGCCAATATGTTTCTATTAAGATCAATGTTATGCAATTAAGTCTGTGGTTAAATGTATCCAAAAAATAACTTCACCTCAAAAAATAACTTGACCTCAAAAACTAATAAACTGCCACCAACATTTGTCATATATAATCAAAGTCAGCCACCAACAATGCTATATACTGTTCAACAAAGTTGGTCCAAAAACACAACCAGAAACACTACATAATTGGTCTATACCAGAAAGATACATAAATCCTTCCACAGGACAATAGGTTCATTACATGACCATCcaaaacatatatataaaaacaCCATCTACAGGACAATAGGTTCATTACATGACCATCCAAAACACTAATCTGAACACACAATCCAAAACACTACTGAGTGCCACTAATTGCTTCTGCATTCctctttcttcctctcctcctTGGTGCATTTGGCTGGGATGTTGTCGCAGTAGGTGCAGGTTGAGAATATGCAGTAGCTATGTGCTGAGGCTGAGAAGATGGAGCAGCAGTTTGTTGAGACTGGAAATTTGCTGGAGGAGTGGGTGCAGGCTGATAATTTGCAGCACCTTGAGCTGAAGATTCCCCTGGTTCAGATTGAGCATTCCTCCTCTGACCTCTAGTTCTAGTCCCCGTACCTTGAGTCCTTCTTTGTTCAGGTTGAAGAACTTGAGTATTTGCCTGTAATCAAATACAATCCACATAAGTAAATTCACAACTTTAACAAAATTTAATTGATAAGCACAATTAAATTCATTACCTGATTGCCTCCTACTGGGATTGTCCTATCAGCTGCAGTT
This portion of the Lotus japonicus ecotype B-129 chromosome 3, LjGifu_v1.2 genome encodes:
- the LOC130743550 gene encoding uncharacterized protein LOC130743550, coding for MGGSSATPNFRDFEADSSCRVPESQRRNEGYHGLSGFRDISSNSTSSETRRRVVLCDCGVQSPLVTTWTGVNRGRRFYGCGLFEVHRKKVCNFFQWHDADDDNCNAREKKLIVVLTKKNEELQKKERILVASLFMSMFVILVLLVAYVRK